The Clostridia bacterium genome includes the window GAACTGATTGATATGCCAATTACACAGGTTTTGCAGTGATTTATGCTCTATCATTACTCCCTTGGGTCTGCCTGTGCTTCCGGATGTATATATCACATATGCCGGATTATCTGACCCGTTAGACGCTTCTAAATTATTGCTGTCTCCTGCATACGACCGCTCATCGCCCAGCTCTATTACTTCTCCGTCAAAGACAGTCTTATCCCTTAGATGCTGCTGCACCAGAAACAGCTTTGACCCACTGTCTTCCAGCATGTACCTTATCCTGTCAGCAGGATACTCAGGGTCTATAGGCAGATATGCTCCCCCTGCTTTCAATATCCCCATTATCCCTGTTATCATCTCTAAAGACGGCTCTACCATGATGCCTACTATACTATCAGGCACTACTCCCTTTTCTTTCAATACCCTTGCAAGCTGGTTAGCTTTCTCGTTTAGCTCCCTGTACGTAAGCTGCTTGTCTTCATACACCACTGCCACATTATCAGGTGTCTTTTTCACTTGCTCCTCAAACAATTCATGTATTGTCTTATCTTTCGGATACTCTGCATATGTATTGTTGAACTCAACCAGCAGCTTATGTTTCTCTTCTTCGCTCAACATATCTATTTCAGATATCTTTACTTCTACAGTCTTTGTTATGTTTGCAAGTATGTTTGTCAGGTGTTTAGCTAACCCCTCTATTGTTTCTTTCCTGAATAGCTTTGTGCAGTATTCTATATTTAGTCCTAACTTTTCTCCTGATTCCATTGCATTTAGAGTTATATCAAACTTGGATATTCTATGTCCGTTCTCATGGCTCCTAACTCTCAACCCTTCTATGTTCAGCGCTTCCATCTCTTCATTCTGCAATGCAAACATTACACTAAATAATGGATTTCTGCTCATATCACGACCTATGTCCAGTTTCTCTACCAGCTCTTCAAACTGGTAACCCTGGTTTTCATATGCCTTAAGGCATTTTACCTTTACTTCTTCTAAAAACTCTCTGAATGTCTTATTTCCATCAGGATAGTTCCTCATTGCCAGTGTGTTTACAAACATGCCAATGATGTTCTCCAGGTCTGCATGAGGTCTCCCGGCGATCGGACTTCCCACTACTATGTCCTCCTGCCCGCTGTATTTGGACAATAGTATATTAAAGCCAGCCAATAGCACCATGTACATGGTTGCTCCTGTCTCTTTTGCTATTTTCCTTAGTCCCTCTGTTATCTCGTTATTTAATTCAAAGTAAACATTGTCTCCTTCAAAACTTTGTATGGCAGGTCTGGGGTAATCTGTCGGCAGGCTAAGTATGGGTATCTCTCCTGCAAAGACTTCCAGCCAATGTTCTTCCTGCTTCTTCATTGCCTTGCTGCTTAACATACTATTTTGCCATGCTGCATAATCTTTGTATTGCAGCCTTAGTGGTGACAGTTCCCGCCCTTCATACAGCTTTACAAATTCGTCTGTCAGTACTCCCATTGAAGTCCCGTCAGATATAATGTGGTGCATGTCGAACATAAGTATATATTTTTCTGAATACAGTTTAATAAGCCCCACCCTCAAAAGTGGTGCTTTACCTAAATCAAAGGGTCTTATAAAGCTTCTTGCTATTCCTTTTACCTCTTCTGCAGATAATGCTTTATCCGTATACTCTATTTCAAACTCTAATTCCTTATGTATTTTCTGCACTATCTCCTCTCCAATAAGCTCAAAGCTTGTCCTGAAGGATTCATGCCTCTCAATTAGCTTCCTGAATGCACCTTTCAGTCTTTCTGCATCCAGCTTCCCTTCTATCTCCATTACTCCTGGTATGTTGTATCCGGTACTTTCCTGGTCAAACTGCTGCAGTGTGTACAGCCTCTTCTGCGCTGATGACAGCTCATAATGCGGTCTCTCCCCTATAAGCTCTATAGCTGCATATACTTTTTCCTCCTGTCCGCTTATGTATTCCGCTATTCTTTTTATTGTGGGCGCCTTGAATATCTCTCTTAGCGGCATTTCTACGTTCAGTTCCTTGTGTATCTTTGCGACAAGGCTTGTTGCCTTCAGTGAATGCCCACCAAGTTCAAAGAAGTTGTCATTGATTCCTACCTGCTCTACTTTCAATACTTCTTGCCATATCTTTACCAGCTTCTCCTCTATCTCATTCCTCGAAGCTTCATATTCTACTCCTGCTGTCGTACTACTGTTAGGCTCGGGTAACGCCTTTCTGTCTATCTTTCCATTGGGTGTTAGCGGCATCGATTCCAGTTGTACAAAGTATGACGGTATCATATACTCTGGTAATTCTTTACCTAGGTATTCTCTTAGCTCACTCACTGTCAGTCCTCTACCCGCTGTTATATATGCACATAAATACTTATCACCATTTTTATCTTCTCTTGATATTACTATTGCATCTTTTACAGCTTCATGTTTCAATAGGCGGCTCTCTATCTCCCCCAGCTCTATCCTAAAACCTCTAATCTTTACCTGGTGATCTATCCTGCCTAAAAATTCTATATTTCCGTCAGGCAGCCACCTTGCCAAGTCCCCTGTTCTATACATTCTTGTTCCCGGTTCGAAGGGGTTCGGTACAAATTTTTCTTCAGTTAGTTCTGGTTTATTCAAGTATCCTCTCGCCAGTCCGTCTCCCGATGCGCATAGTTCTCCGGATATTCCAATTGGTTGAAGGTCGTTGTTTCGATCTATTATGTATATGCTGGTGTTTGATATTGGTTTGCCTATTGGAATATTATCCTTCTGCTCAGTTATATAATAGCTTGTTGTCACTACAGTATTTTCTGTTGGTCCGTAATTATTTACAACATCGTAGCTATTATGCTTGTACTGCTTTAATTTGTCTCCTCCGGTCAGTAGTAGTCTCAAGGCTCTGTTTTCCAATTTCATAAACTGCTCGCATACCTGAGTAGGTAAAAAGGATACGGTTATTCCATTCTTCTCTATATATTTATTTAAGCTTTCAATATTCAGCATTATATCTTTACTAATTATAAATAAGCTTGCACCTTTAATTAAATAAGGAAATGTTTCCCATACTGACGCATCAAACCCAAATCCTGCATATTTAGTTGCCTTATCTTCTTGAACTATATTGAACTGATTGATATGCCAATTACACAGGTTTTTCAGTGATTTATGTTCTATCATTACTCCCTTGGGTCTGCCTGTGCTTCCGGAGGTATATATCACATATGCCAGATTATCCGTCCCGTTAAAAGTCTCTAGATTATTTCTGTCTCCTGCATACGACTGCTCATCGTCCAGTTCTATTACTTCTCCATCAAAGACAGTCTTATCCCTCAGATGCTGCTGCACGAGGAGCAGCTTTGACCCACTGTCTTCCAGCATGTACCTTATCCTGTCAGCAGGATATTCAGGGTCTATAGGCAGATATGCTCCCCCTGCTTTCAATATCCCCATGATCCCTGTTATCATCTCTAAAGACGGCTCTACCATGATGCCTACTATACTATCAGACACTACTCCCTTTTCTTTCAATACCCTTGCAAGCTGGTTAGCTTTCTCATTCAACTCCCTATACGTAAGCTGACTATTCTCATACACTACTGCTATATTATCAGGTGTCCTTGCAGCCTGTTCCTCAAACAGCTCATGGATAGTCTTGTCCCTTGGGTACTCAGCATAGGTGTCATTAAATTCATATAATAGCTGCTGCTTCTCCTTCTTGCTTGTCATCTCAATTTCTTTTACACGCTTCTTGCTATTTTCGCTGACATCCCATAATATATTCTTCAGGTGCCCGGTCAGTCTTTTTATCCCGTCTGCTTCATACTTGCCTTCCTTATAGGATATGCTAAGTACGATTTTGTCCTTGAGCATCACTCCCATGGTTATATCGTAGTTTGTCTCTTCTCTTATTTCACCAATCTCAACTTCTACTTTGCCTTCCCTATTAATCAAATGCTTATCTATAGGGTAGTTCTCTATTACCACCAGTGTGTCAAACAGGCTTTCTCCGACCCCTGCTTCTACCGCTCCCTGTATTTCCGCCAGGTCTAGGCTCTCATATGCCTCTCTTTCTCTTGTCTCTCTCTCTACTTGTCTCAGCAATTCCCCTATACTTTCTTTATCTTCTGCCTTTACTCTTATGGGCAGCGTGTTTATGTACAGCCCCACTGCCTCTTCTATCCCCTCCAGCTTTGCCGCCCTTCCCGATACTGTCGTGCCAAATACCACATCTCCCGTATTGTTGTACCGCTGCAGCAGTATCCCCCATGCTGTGTTTATCACTGTTGCCATTGCTGCTTTCTCTTCACGGCATACTCTTTCCATTGCGCCCTTCAATTCCGGCTCCAGTTCCTCATGGTATACGGCTGTTTTTTCTTCCTTTTCTTTCTCTGCTCTATTACCTGTTATTACAGCCTTTTCTTCATAGCCCTTCAGATAACTCTTCCAATATTCAAGCTGTTCCTCCTTGTTTTGCCCCTGCTGCCACTTTACATATTCCTTGAACCTTGGTTTTACTCGTTTTATTGGCGCTTTCCCCTCCAGTATGCTTTCATAGGCTTCTATAAATTCCTTTACTATTATTCCACTGCTCCAACCGTCATAGAGCATGTGATGATTGGTGATTATCATTTCCCCTTCATCTTCGCTAAGCTTTGCCACTGTTATTCTGAAGGGCTCGGTGCCTATGTCTATTCCTTCTTCTTTATCCTTTTCTCTTATCTCTTTTATCAGCTTTTCTGCTTCGTCTTTTTCTGTTATCTCTATATATCTTACCGGCACCTCATATTCTCTTTGTACTATCTGTACCGGTGCCTCAAGCTTCTCCCACTTATATACTGTTCTTAGCATTTCATTGCACTGTACTACATGGTCCCACGCCCTTTTTACTGCTCCGGCGTCTATTGTGCCTTTGAGCCTGAGGCTTAACTGCTCTATATATTCATTGCTCCCGGTATCCTTCAGGTAGTGAAACAGCATTCCTTGCTGCAGCGGTGTTAATGCAAATATATCCTCTACATTTTTCCTTGCAATTTTATTTCTCATTTGTAACACTCCCTTCATTGTTTGAGAACAAAGGCGGCTCAGCCGCATTTGAAGCCCCTGGGCCTTTTCTGAATGTAATGAGGAAATTCTGGCACATATTGAAAATAGAGCAGTCTATTGAATGATAGTTACTTTTTTTACCCTCCATTAGCCTGCTCTATTGAAATTTATTATTCGCGTTTAGCTATCTATATTTAATTTATTATCTACACTTTTCTTCTTATTTTTTTTCGGAAGTACGGCTATCACCAATAACAACATACACCACAGAGTTACAGCTAAAGTTACCCATTTTAGTGATGCAGGTAAAAATCCGGCTACATTCCATCCGCGTACGATCGGTCCATACAATCCTATCCACCACGCAGCTGTTATGAGTACAGGAGCTAATATTCTCAATATTTTTTTCCCCATCTTCTTATCTTTTAAATATGCATATTGTCTTTTCCCCTTCATGATACTATTTGCTACCAACATTGAAGCTGCAACAAATAAGAACCCTAATATGACAGCCAGCATCAATGTACTTCTATCCATGCTATGCATATTGCTATAGAAATCTGGAAGCCCTCCTGTCTGTTGTTCCATCCAGAGTGCTGCAATTTCTCCGATAACATTGTCTCCCATATCGCTATTGGTTAAGATGACCAAGCCTTGCTTTTTGTCCGGTATTTCGACCAATTGAGCCCTCCAGCCCCTGTTAGTTCCTCCATGGCCTACTGCGGTTTCTCCATTGGGCAAATCTATCATTTGGTAGCCTAAACCCCAATCGGCATTTGTCACGCTGGTTGTCATTAAAGCAACTGTTTCAGGCTTCACTACGCCTCTACCTGCGGGTTCCTCGCCCGATACATTCATCACTGCCATTTCAAACTTTGCAAGGTCTGCAGCAGTCGTAAATAATCCGGCTGCAGCTTTTTCAGTGAATAGGTAGTTTGGCAGTGTTTGTCCCAGTACACCATATGCTTTTGACATATTTGCTTTAAACTCATCTTTCCATTCAAATGCACTATTGTTCATTCCTAAAGGCTTCAGTACTTCCTGCTCCATGTATTTTTCAAAGGGCATCCCGCTTACTTCCTCTATCATTAGCTGCAGCAGTGTGTAGCCTCCACCTGAATATTGAAATCTGCTTCCCGGTTCATATATGATTCTTACATCCCCTGCCCCATAGGTTCTTCCGGATAGGGATTCCTCAATGCTTACCAGTTTTTTTGAAGGTGCTGCCCCTGCATAACCTTGCAAAGAAAGTCCAGCGGTATGGCTAAGTATCCTGCGTAATGTAACCCCTTCACT containing:
- a CDS encoding serine hydrolase domain-containing protein, which encodes MSGVKAFSLLIIIAMLTNVTLVSGMNMTMGQKQATDNTSEFQKKLDSQVPDLLKKYGVPGVKIAVIEGDKVWEKEYGYADKSAKKLISANTIFQVGSVSKMVTAWGAMKLVDQGKINLDTPVEEYLTRWHLPKSQYNSEGVTLRRILSHTAGLSLQGYAGAAPSKKLVSIEESLSGRTYGAGDVRIIYEPGSRFQYSGGGYTLLQLMIEEVSGMPFEKYMEQEVLKPLGMNNSAFEWKDEFKANMSKAYGVLGQTLPNYLFTEKAAAGLFTTAADLAKFEMAVMNVSGEEPAGRGVVKPETVALMTTSVTNADWGLGYQMIDLPNGETAVGHGGTNRGWRAQLVEIPDKKQGLVILTNSDMGDNVIGEIAALWMEQQTGGLPDFYSNMHSMDRSTLMLAVILGFLFVAASMLVANSIMKGKRQYAYLKDKKMGKKILRILAPVLITAAWWIGLYGPIVRGWNVAGFLPASLKWVTLAVTLWCMLLLVIAVLPKKNKKKSVDNKLNIDS
- a CDS encoding amino acid adenylation domain-containing protein, with amino-acid sequence MRNKIARKNVEDIFALTPLQQGMLFHYLKDTGSNEYIEQLSLRLKGTIDAGAVKRAWDHVVQCNEMLRTVYKWEKLEAPVQIVQREYEVPVRYIEITEKDEAEKLIKEIREKDKEEGIDIGTEPFRITVAKLSEDEGEMIITNHHMLYDGWSSGIIVKEFIEAYESILEGKAPIKRVKPRFKEYVKWQQGQNKEEQLEYWKSYLKGYEEKAVITGNRAEKEKEEKTAVYHEELEPELKGAMERVCREEKAAMATVINTAWGILLQRYNNTGDVVFGTTVSGRAAKLEGIEEAVGLYINTLPIRVKAEDKESIGELLRQVERETREREAYESLDLAEIQGAVEAGVGESLFDTLVVIENYPIDKHLINREGKVEVEIGEIREETNYDITMGVMLKDKIVLSISYKEGKYEADGIKRLTGHLKNILWDVSENSKKRVKEIEMTSKKEKQQLLYEFNDTYAEYPRDKTIHELFEEQAARTPDNIAVVYENSQLTYRELNEKANQLARVLKEKGVVSDSIVGIMVEPSLEMITGIMGILKAGGAYLPIDPEYPADRIRYMLEDSGSKLLLVQQHLRDKTVFDGEVIELDDEQSYAGDRNNLETFNGTDNLAYVIYTSGSTGRPKGVMIEHKSLKNLCNWHINQFNIVQEDKATKYAGFGFDASVWETFPYLIKGASLFIISKDIMLNIESLNKYIEKNGITVSFLPTQVCEQFMKLENRALRLLLTGGDKLKQYKHNSYDVVNNYGPTENTVVTTSYYITEQKDNIPIGKPISNTSIYIIDRNNDLQPIGISGELCASGDGLARGYLNKPELTEEKFVPNPFEPGTRMYRTGDLARWLPDGNIEFLGRIDHQVKIRGFRIELGEIESRLLKHEAVKDAIVISREDKNGDKYLCAYITAGRGLTVSELREYLGKELPEYMIPSYFVQLESMPLTPNGKIDRKALPEPNSSTTAGVEYEASRNEIEEKLVKIWQEVLKVEQVGINDNFFELGGHSLKATSLVAKIHKELNVEMPLREIFKAPTIKRIAEYISGQEEKVYAAIELIGERPHYELSSAQKRLYTLQQFDQESTGYNIPGVMEIEGKLDAERLKGAFRKLIERHESFRTSFELIGEEIVQKIHKELEFEIEYTDKALSAEEVKGIARSFIRPFDLGKAPLLRVGLIKLYSEKYILMFDMHHIISDGTSMGVLTDEFVKLYEGRELSPLRLQYKDYAAWQNSMLSSKAMKKQEEHWLEVFAGEIPILSLPTDYPRPAIQSFEGDNVYFELNNEITEGLRKIAKETGATMYMVLLAGFNILLSKYSGQEDIVVGSPIAGRPHADLENIIGMFVNTLAMRNYPDGNKTFREFLEEVKVKCLKAYENQGYQFEELVEKLDIGRDMSRNPLFSVMFALQNEEMEALNIEGLRVRSHENGHRISKFDITLNAMESGEKLGLNIEYCTKLFRKETIEGLAKHLTNILANITKTVEVKISEIDMLSEEEKHKLLVEFNNTYAEYPKDKTIHELFEEQVKKTPDNVAVVYEDKQLTYRELNEKANQLARVLKEKGVVPDSIVGIMVEPSLEMITGIMGILKAGGAYLPIDPEYPADRIRYMLEDSGSKLFLVQQHLRDKTVFDGEVIELGDERSYAGDSNNLEASNGSDNPAYVIYTSGSTGRPKGVMIEHKSLQNLCNWHINQFNIVQEDKATKYAGFGFDASVWETFPYLIKGASLFIISKDIMLNIESLNKYIEKNGITVSFLPTQVCEQFMKLENRALRLLLTGGDKLKQYKHNSYDVVNNYGPTENTVVTTSYYITKQNDNIPIGKPISNTNIYIVDRNNKLQPIGTAGELCISGDGLARGYLNKPELTEEKFVPNPFEPGTRMYRTGDLARWLPDGNIEFLGRIDHQVKIRGFRIELGEIESRLLSHEHIKDAIVLAKDDENGSKYLCAYIVGEKELTVSELREYLGKGLPDYMIPAYFVQLEKIPLTQNGKIDMKALPEPDGNINTGVEYEAPRNEAEEKLVKIWQEVLKVEQVGINENFFDLGGHSLKATSMMSKIHKELSVEVPLKEIFRIPTIKGLSEYIKGHAENIYAAIERIEERPYYEMSSAQKRLY